The Thermothielavioides terrestris NRRL 8126 chromosome 2, complete sequence genome includes a region encoding these proteins:
- a CDS encoding uncharacterized protein (Contains conserved domain SIR2[COG0846], NAD-dependent protein deacetylases, SIR2 family) produces MGQEQSYVTEDTPPLTLSERSLAAVADYIKSGRARRIVVMTGAGISTAAGIPDFRSPDTGLYANLAALDLPEPEAVFDLGFFRQNPAPFYALARELYPGARYRPTIAHVFVALLARKGLLRMLFTQNIDCLERAAGVPPHLVVEAHGSFATQSCIDCKAPFADGERMRACVARGEPPRCETCGGLVKPDIVFFGEALPRDFFEKSAAVKEADLILVMGTSLQVHPFAGLPNMADPEVPRVLFNLQQVGSFGTRADDVMVLGDCDAGVRMLADELGWREELESSWRKLVGDEEAERQLQGAKKRVTALRDEVTKLADEVEEVLHIGDKEKGRTEKDEPSEQDLGTPASHHAGDAQEKGQADATPPAVESQSEDKKTPHEGPSPHGEEKADGPEDAKEKEKAVL; encoded by the exons ATGGGCCAGGAGCAGTCCTACGTGACCGAGGACACTCCGCCTCTGACCCTCTCGGAGCgcagcctcgccgccgtcgccgactaCATCAAGTcgggccgcgcccgccgcatcGTGGTCAtgaccggcgccggcatctcGACCGCTGCAGGGA TCCCCGACTTCCGCTCCCCGGACACAGGCCTCTACGCCAacctggcggcgctggacctgcccgagcccgaggcgGTCTTCGACCTGGGCTTCTTCCGGCAGAACCCGGCGCCGTTCTacgcgctcgcgcgcgagctcTACCCGGGCGCGCGCTACCGCCCGACCATCGCCCACGTCTTcgtcgccctgctggcccgcAAGGGCCTGCTGCGCATGCTCTTCACCCAGAACATCGACtgcctcgagcgcgccgccggcgtgccgccccacctcgtcgtcgaggcccaCGGCAGCTTCGCCACCCAGAGCTGCATCGACTGCAAGGCGCCcttcgccgacggcgagcgcaTGCGCGCCTGCGTCGCGCGCGGCGAGCCCCCCCGCTGCGAGACGTGCGGCGGCCTGGTGAAGCCGGATATCGTCTTCTTCGGGGAGGCGCTGCCGCGGGACTTCTTCGAGAAGAGCGCCGCGGTCAAGGAGGCCGATCTGATTCTCGTCATGGGCACGAGCCTGCAGGTGCATCCCTTCGCCGGGCTGCCGAACATGGCCGACCCGGAGGTCCCGAGGGTGCTGTTCAATCTGCAGCAGGTCGGGTCCTTCGGCACGCGAGCGGACGACGTCATGGTGCTGGGGGACTGCGATGCCGGGGTGCGAATGCTGGCGGATGAGCTGGGGTGgcgcgaggagctggagagCTCGTGGCGGAAGCTGGTCGgtgacgaggaggccgagcggcAGCTGCAGGGCGCTAAGAAGAGGGTTaccgcgctgcgcgacgaggTGACCAAGCTGGCGGacgaggtggaggaggtTCTTCACATCGGTGATAAGGAGAAGGGCCGCACGGAGAAGGATGAGCCCTCGGAGCAGGACCTGGGGACTCCAGCCTCACATCATGCCGGGGATGCGCAAGAAAAGGGACAGGCAGATGCAACGCCACCGGCTGTTGAGTCTCAGTCGGAAGACAAGAAGACGCCGCACGAGGGTCCAAGTCCGCATGGAGAGGAGAAGGCAGACGGCCCGGAGGACGccaaggaaaaggagaaggctGTCTTGTAA